The nucleotide window CAAGCAGACGAAGATGAGGTGACAGATTATGAGATGAAGGTCCTCGATCTGCTGCATGTTGTCGCAGGGGACGACGATGCAGCGGTCGGCGATGCGCCGCAACTGCCCGCCGTCGTAGCCGGTCAGGCCAATGGTGGTGGCGCCAACCTGCTTGGCGAGCTCGAATGCGCGCAGGACGTTGGGCGAATTGCCGCTGGCGCTGATGCCGATGGCGATATCGCCCGGCTCGACGAAATTGCGAAGCTGCTCGGCGAACACGTTGTCGTAGGTGGTGTCATTGGCCCAGGCGGTGATGAGGGGGACGCTTTCGGTCAGCGCCAAAGCGCGATAGCGGGGCCGCCCGGCGCCGTAATCAATGCCCTTGGCCACGTCCTCGATGAAATGAGAGGCGCAGGCAGAGCTGCCGCCGTTGCCGAAGGCGAAGACATGGCGTCCGCGGCGGTAGGCGTCGAAGATGACCTCCGCGATGTCGCCGATAGCGTCGGGCGGCAGTTGGTCAACGATGCGGCCGACCTGCTGCAAGTAGGCGGTTATGCGCGCCTGCTGGGCGGCGGACGTGGTATCTGTCACCGGTGCCTCCTTGGCCCTGCGGATTGTGCGACGAGCTTGGGCCGGTCGGTGGCGTCGTCGCGCGGGGGCCTTTCCGCCTCGGCGGCCCTGTGCCAGCGTCATGGGAAGTATAGCAACGGCCTGTCGGGGGCGTCAAGGAAACGCTGAGCTGACCGTTACCCAAGTTTGCTGAGCACTGAAGCCAAGATTCCCGCCAGAGGCGTGACGCTCAAAATCACATCGGGCCCAGGGGGTGTCATTCTTGAGGGCGCGCGGCCTCGTGGCACTGCTGGTCCACGAGGGCGACATCGAGGCCGGCTACGGAGCGGGCGTCGGCGGCGCGCTGGGGATGTTGCCGCCCTGGTCGAGAAGGTGCGGGGTGATGACGATGACGACCTCGCTGGTCCGCTTGTGGGTCGAGATGCGCCGGAACAACTGCCCGATCAAGGGCAGATCGCCCAGCAGCGGCACCTTGCGCTGGGTGCGCTGCTCGGTCTCAGTGGTCAACCCCCCGATGACGATGCTCTGACCATCCTTGACTACGACGCGGGTGGAGGCCCGCCGATAGGTGATTTCCGGCAGGTTGTTGGCGCCGCGTCCGGTCACATCGCGAACATCGGTATCAACATCAGCGACGATCTCGCGCGTGTCCTCGACCACCCGCGGGGTGATGCGCAGGGTAATGCCGGAGGGAATCTGCTGCAGCGTCGTGGAGGGAAAGGTGACCGGCCCGGTGACGATGGTGAAGTATGATTCCTGGCCCACCTCGATCTCGGCCATCTCGCCGTCGGCGGTCGCCACGCGCGGGTTGGCCCGCAGCTTGGCCTGGCCCTTCTCCACCAGCGCCTTAAGCGTCGCTGTCTCCGTGTTGGTGAGCTCAGTATAAGCCAACGACCCCGCGCTGAGCTGGCCGGTGGTTGCCCCGGCGCCGCCCATGGCCACCACCTGGGAGGCGAACTGGAAATGGCGCAGGGTCCAGTCAATGCCGACCTCCTTGAGCGCTTCCTCGCTCAACTCGATGATGCTGGCCTCCAGCATGATCTGGCGCGGGGCAACGTCAATGAGCGCCAGGTCCTCCTTGATGCGCTTCATGATAGAGGGCGGCGCGGTGATGATGAGGCGATTGCGCCCCACTGCCAGCAAGGTCCTTTCCCTCTGGCCGGCCGCACGCTGCGGCTGCGGGCGGGGCATCTCCACCGCGATGTACTTCTCATACGGCCCCGTCAGAAATCCCACCAGCGTGGAGGCCTCGACATAGCGCAGAGCCACCACCTCGGTCTCGCACAGCACCGCGAAGTTCGGGTTGTCCGGGTTTGCCGCCCCCACCAGGTAGTAGCCGTCCATCTTGCGCCAGGCGAATCCGCCCATTGACAGGACGATGTCGAGCGCTTGCTCCAGCGGCACGTCTTCGAGATCCGCCGTCACCACGCCCTGTGTCGTCATGTCCGCCACAATCACCTCCCTGGTCTGGGCGGCAATGTCAACCAGCGCCTGGCGTAGGTCGGTGTCCAGGAACACGTTGCTGACCAGCGGCTCCCCCTGCTCGTTGCGGCGTACCTGCGCAGCCTCCGGAGGCTCGGCTGCCGCCAGCGATTCGTCGTCTTCTGCAGGCAAGTCGGGTGCCGTAACCGCGGAGCCCGGCGGCTCAACAGGGGCGACGGCTGATCCGGGTTCCTCGCTCGCCCCCGGCGGCGGCGCGCTCTCCGCTCCGGGCGCCGTTGTCGGGGGGCTCTCGTCCACAGCGGGGGCCTCAGCGGCGCCTGCCGCCGGCGGCGCTGGTTGGTCCGCAGCCTGCGCGACCGACCCGCCGACCAGCAGCACGCACAGAGCCGCCGCCGCGCCAAGGCGCAGGCAGCGCCACCTAGTAGACGCCATTGTCATCGTTCACATCCTCCCCGCGGAACCGAGCGCGGCAGGGCTCACTTCCACGTGTTGAGGTATTCGGCAATGTCCTTAGACTCGGATTATGCGTAGGCCCGCGATGATGTCATTCTGAGCGCCAGCGAAGAATCCCCTATCGCCCTTCACTAACCCCGGCAGAGGCCCCTTCGGCTTCGGTCAGAGCCTGCCCTGAGCAACGTCGAAGGGGCAGGTTCTTCGCCAACGGTCATCCCCCCACCTCAAACTGGTGATTGGCGCTGCCGATGGTGTTCTTGGTTCCCACCTGGGTCACCGTCACGTTAGCCGTGTAGCGCCCTTTTTCCATGCGGTATGGGAATGAGACCTTGAAGGTCGCCTGCGATTTGGGCAGCAGCACCACCCCCTCGCCGCCGAACTTTTGCGGCTGGCCAACGGCTTTGCCGCCGGCGCCGGTGATGCGCGCTGTCCCTTCGATCTCCACCCCGGCGTTGCCGACGCAGCTCACGGTCACCTGGAGCGTCCCGCCTCCCGCTGCATCGCGCTTGAAGCCCGCCACCGCGACCTTCGTCTGCCGCTCGCACGTCCCTTTCGCCGCCAACGACAGCACCAGTGCGTGCTGGCGGATCAACAGCGGGTCTTTCGGCAGGGGACGCCCTTGCTCGTGGAAAACCAGCGCGGGATAGTACTCCCCCGCCGCCCCCCGCGGCACCTTGACGGTGTAGTTCACCCGCACCAGGCGGCCGGGCGCGAGCTTCAGGCGCTGCGGAGAATAGGTCACGAACTGCATCCCCGCGCGCCCATGCCGCGAGTCCTTCGTGCCGAAGTAGAGGTCCGCATTCTCATCCAGGTCCCAGAACATCAATTCGGGTATGACCTCGATCGTCTTGTTGGT belongs to Armatimonadota bacterium and includes:
- a CDS encoding SIS domain-containing protein, coding for MTDTTSAAQQARITAYLQQVGRIVDQLPPDAIGDIAEVIFDAYRRGRHVFAFGNGGSSACASHFIEDVAKGIDYGAGRPRYRALALTESVPLITAWANDTTYDNVFAEQLRNFVEPGDIAIGISASGNSPNVLRAFELAKQVGATTIGLTGYDGGQLRRIADRCIVVPCDNMQQIEDLHLIICHLIFVCLRDTEAAARL